CATAGTTCATTTTAGTGTGACCTTTGTCAACCATGTGGCTTTGAACAGCTTCCAATGAGAAAAAACTCTTCCCTTTGTCGTTGCAGTAAAGGCACATATTTCCCATTCCAACCTTTTCACATAGATATGTTACAAGGCCTTTTAAGTCCACAACATATTCTAGATCTGGAATGAAGAAGCTATGTGATCTCGTCATGTGCTTCAGATTCTCTTCTAAGCTAACACTGTGATGTGGACAGAAAAGACAGTCTGTAACTTCCAGGGTATCTTCTTCAatgtcatcgtcgtcgtcgtcgtcgtcatcatcatcaccattgtGGGATAATGACTCGGCATTTTCAGATTCAGTGTTCTGTTGGTCAGTTTCTTTACTGTCCTTTCTTTTGAAGTTGTTACTAAGCTGGCTCTCTGTGATCAAACTTCCCTGTTTCTTAGCTTTGTTGGCCTCCAGATCTTTGTGTTTTTTCGAGCTCAGGTGGTTACCGTGAGCATTCTCAGAAGAGAAGGTCTTGTTGCACAATTGACAGTGCAGAGACTTTGTTTTGCTCTGTTGTTGCGCTTCGACCTCCGCTTTCTGCGCAAGGACCTTTTGCTGAAATACTTCAGCAGTAACTGGCGGCATTTCTGCAACTTTTCTCTTGAGGTTATAACGATGCCAGTCAGTTTTATAGTGACGACGCTGAATATCGCTATCAGCGAAAGATACACGACATGTTATGCAAGTAAACA
The sequence above is a segment of the Porites lutea chromosome 3, jaPorLute2.1, whole genome shotgun sequence genome. Coding sequences within it:
- the LOC140930509 gene encoding cytoplasmic 60S subunit biogenesis factor ZNF622-like — protein: MPMFTCITCRVSFADSDIQRRHYKTDWHRYNLKRKVAEMPPVTAEVFQQKVLAQKAEVEAQQQSKTKSLHCQLCNKTFSSENAHGNHLSSKKHKDLEANKAKKQGSLITESQLSNNFKRKDSKETDQQNTESENAESLSHNGDDDDDDDDDDDIEEDTLEVTDCLFCPHHSVSLEENLKHMTRSHSFFIPDLEYVVDLKGLVTYLCEKVGMGNMCLYCNDKGKSFFSLEAVQSHMVDKGHTKMNYEGDAVLEYADFYDFSSSYPDYNPDEENEGDEIQGRDSTLAVNEQTLELCLPSGAKIGHRNMRHIYKQNLPPERSHHSKVIQSIMADYKALGWHGTIASAARQKVKDVRLRNVQQAKRNVDISVKANRMQKHFRPQVVF